The following coding sequences lie in one Caldibacillus debilis DSM 16016 genomic window:
- a CDS encoding ABC transporter ATP-binding protein — protein sequence MKIIKTVNKFLLLFIKSFPIFWKSSKLYTTILLITVPLQGILPALSLWLAKGMIDELSTGVFTNLMIFFLFWLIASFLSSIISPIEMTFQGLLTDKLIYNINRQLMEKSSKLTDLYYFEDSKFYDDIQVIEQEAAWRPVNLMVFATSVIRNGISGISMLFLLTGFHPLISLIILISILPQAFVSYRLQREAFETMVDRSPDSRKLRYYSSVMLSKEHAKEVRLFKLSSFFINKYDQVYNKIHQDIKNVRYKQAIYSILLVLLGLIGIGFSFWWVIEQAINGIFTPGDILVFSSSILLARQSLSSMIEESSLLYDTLLYMEKFFNFLSLKPIVNSGTKEMNLNDSDYEITFDDV from the coding sequence ATGAAAATTATAAAAACGGTTAATAAATTTTTATTACTATTTATAAAATCTTTCCCTATATTTTGGAAGTCATCAAAATTATACACAACAATATTATTAATTACCGTACCATTACAGGGTATATTACCGGCTTTAAGTTTATGGTTAGCAAAAGGTATGATTGATGAGCTTTCAACAGGTGTCTTTACGAATTTAATGATTTTCTTTTTATTTTGGTTAATTGCTTCATTTTTAAGTTCAATAATAAGTCCAATAGAAATGACGTTTCAAGGGTTACTTACTGACAAATTAATATACAATATTAATAGACAATTGATGGAAAAATCCTCAAAATTAACTGATTTATATTACTTTGAGGATTCGAAGTTTTATGATGATATTCAAGTTATAGAACAAGAGGCCGCATGGAGACCTGTTAATTTAATGGTGTTCGCAACCAGTGTAATTAGAAATGGAATATCTGGTATTTCAATGCTTTTTCTATTAACTGGTTTCCATCCATTAATTTCTTTGATTATACTAATTTCAATTCTTCCGCAGGCATTTGTTAGCTATCGTTTACAAAGAGAAGCTTTCGAGACAATGGTAGACCGTAGTCCTGATTCAAGAAAGTTGAGATATTATAGTTCTGTTATGTTATCAAAAGAACACGCTAAAGAAGTAAGACTTTTCAAACTAAGTTCTTTTTTTATCAATAAATATGACCAAGTCTATAATAAAATTCATCAGGATATTAAAAATGTCCGATATAAACAAGCAATTTATTCCATATTGTTAGTTTTGCTTGGATTAATTGGTATTGGCTTTAGTTTTTGGTGGGTAATTGAACAAGCTATCAATGGCATTTTTACTCCTGGTGATATTCTTGTTTTTTCTTCATCAATTCTTTTAGCAAGACAAAGCCTCTCTAGTATGATTGAAGAATCAAGTTTGCTATACGATACACTATTATATATGGAAAAATTTTTTAACTTTTTATCTTTGAAGCCAATTGTAAACTCAGGAACAAAAGAAATGAATTTAAATGATAGCGATTATGAAATTACATTTGATGATGTATAA
- a CDS encoding AAA family ATPase: protein MKIRSFGVEHLAGGEDFRLDFGKEKNGLYLIYGPNEAGKSTLLQALLDWLFGGKIEGPWKNRYISRSKLSGVIEDGESRPLRLVRKKKYSQLVLDEEESDVTEERLFQLLNGYDKEKFSLLFGFDHERLRNGGESLLQSGGQAGISLFETGSGLAFLQNLVKELSDRSSALLDPRFPSNSKKAVNLAYRAFTDAERAVRTSAIRGEDWHRLKNEKEAAAKKIGELERKINALKREKEKLERVNRLHKSFRKLWELRERLDKLAGCPVLSEDLDEQILQTIEERKKIAEKIEALKGDLRQKEEEIKLLRQDPLVLQMESEIESLYEGLKQYITRLREEIPNEVSQREAKERELVSLLDSLAPGMALESASALRIPFAEEEKILALAEAAETARAQHDRILERFAEIRADREKAVAELKALGEPKDVSRLERLVREIREKGDLEAALSKKKEEIERKRAELDALLHAQSLWRGPWEELEKLPVPLMETIERFQNRWEDLEKELEKLQGELEKLRQDQEEIDFALKRLELDGPVPTEAELTEARAFRDAGWRLIRREWLEGGVAPEEVRAFAGERSLPEAFEKSVEEADRIADLLRKESARTAQRAQLLLQKEKNGRAIERLEGQIKGKQAVFASLREAWQKEWAAAGIDPKSPAEMKGWLVHFLTPMQAGWKDWKRAEQEYAKSVAEVQEDLARLVSAASPFRRTAEPRELKPFLAECEKIIRDEEEKRRKIENAKEKLRDSDEKLKACQEKLDEAEARLKQLAGEWADMREKFPHLPEATEIAAKYIGKLRDLFGSLLELEKIEASLAKKRAYCQTFEEKAAALAEKLGEPFASPETFIRQAYQRLSEAKEGFVRRQSMETERKRLELALHQAKEEEKARRSQIDGFKKEYGCGSEEALIELVEKSRAYKSLDQSRSEQEQLIREAGDHLPLEQLEREVKETENPEGLADEIGKLGDECGRLEKILQEERERYWDLAKAFDQLDGSQADAVKNAQEAEAHWAEVDRYWNEYLRVELAKRLLEREIERFREQNESPVIERASRFFSRLTLGRYEGLSVEYEGTEPYIEAVDGDGTRRRVAELSDGTRDQLYLSLRLAFIDRHLEENGPLPLIFDDIFVNFDDDRTKAALEVLHGLSEKTQLIYFTHHRSVLEIAGQMEDTRRLRAYDLQAYKEAALK, encoded by the coding sequence ATGAAGATCCGTTCGTTCGGCGTGGAACATTTGGCCGGCGGGGAAGATTTCCGGTTGGACTTCGGGAAAGAGAAAAACGGCCTTTATTTGATCTACGGCCCCAATGAAGCGGGGAAAAGCACCCTGCTGCAGGCGCTCCTCGACTGGCTCTTCGGCGGGAAGATCGAAGGTCCCTGGAAAAACCGCTATATCTCCCGTTCCAAGCTTTCCGGCGTGATCGAAGACGGGGAAAGCCGTCCTTTGCGCCTCGTCCGGAAGAAAAAATACAGCCAGCTCGTCCTCGACGAAGAAGAATCCGATGTCACGGAGGAACGGCTCTTTCAGCTGTTGAACGGCTACGATAAGGAGAAATTTTCCCTGCTGTTCGGCTTCGATCATGAAAGGCTCCGAAACGGCGGGGAAAGCTTGCTGCAATCCGGCGGACAGGCCGGCATCTCCCTCTTTGAAACGGGGAGCGGGCTCGCCTTTTTGCAAAACCTTGTCAAGGAGCTGTCCGACCGGTCTTCCGCCTTGCTGGATCCGCGCTTTCCGTCGAATTCCAAAAAGGCGGTCAACCTTGCGTATCGGGCATTTACCGACGCGGAAAGGGCCGTCCGCACGTCGGCGATCCGAGGGGAAGACTGGCACCGCCTGAAAAATGAGAAGGAGGCGGCGGCGAAAAAGATCGGGGAGCTGGAACGGAAAATCAACGCCCTGAAACGGGAAAAGGAAAAACTGGAAAGGGTGAACCGCCTCCATAAATCCTTCCGCAAGCTGTGGGAGCTGCGGGAACGATTGGACAAGCTTGCGGGCTGCCCCGTTCTTTCCGAAGACCTGGACGAACAAATTTTGCAAACGATCGAGGAGCGGAAAAAAATCGCCGAAAAGATCGAAGCCCTGAAGGGTGATCTCCGCCAAAAAGAGGAAGAAATCAAACTGCTCCGGCAGGATCCCCTCGTCCTGCAAATGGAAAGCGAGATTGAATCCTTGTACGAAGGGCTCAAACAATATATAACCCGGCTCCGGGAAGAGATTCCGAATGAGGTTTCACAGCGGGAAGCCAAGGAAAGGGAATTGGTTTCTCTCCTTGACTCCCTGGCGCCGGGCATGGCTCTGGAATCGGCCTCGGCCTTGCGCATCCCATTTGCCGAGGAGGAAAAAATCCTCGCCCTTGCCGAAGCGGCGGAAACGGCCCGCGCGCAGCACGACCGCATCCTGGAGCGCTTCGCGGAGATCCGGGCCGACCGGGAAAAGGCCGTCGCGGAACTGAAAGCACTCGGCGAACCGAAAGACGTTTCCCGCCTGGAGCGGCTTGTCCGGGAAATCCGGGAAAAAGGGGATCTGGAGGCCGCCTTGTCCAAGAAAAAAGAGGAAATCGAGCGGAAAAGAGCGGAACTGGATGCCCTGCTGCATGCCCAATCCCTGTGGCGCGGGCCGTGGGAGGAACTCGAGAAATTGCCGGTTCCTTTAATGGAAACCATCGAACGGTTCCAAAATCGTTGGGAGGATTTGGAAAAGGAACTGGAAAAACTGCAAGGCGAGCTGGAAAAATTGCGGCAAGACCAGGAAGAGATCGATTTTGCCCTGAAACGGTTGGAATTGGACGGTCCCGTGCCGACGGAAGCGGAATTGACCGAGGCAAGAGCTTTCCGGGATGCGGGCTGGCGGCTGATCCGACGGGAGTGGCTGGAAGGGGGCGTTGCGCCGGAAGAGGTCCGCGCTTTTGCCGGGGAACGGTCCTTGCCCGAGGCCTTTGAAAAATCGGTAGAAGAGGCCGACCGGATCGCCGATCTTTTGCGCAAAGAATCCGCCCGCACCGCCCAGCGCGCCCAGCTCCTCCTGCAAAAGGAAAAAAACGGGAGGGCGATCGAGCGGCTGGAAGGGCAAATAAAAGGAAAACAAGCGGTCTTCGCATCCCTCCGGGAAGCCTGGCAAAAGGAGTGGGCGGCGGCCGGCATCGACCCGAAATCTCCCGCGGAAATGAAAGGGTGGCTCGTTCATTTCCTCACTCCGATGCAGGCAGGCTGGAAGGATTGGAAACGGGCGGAGCAGGAATACGCGAAAAGTGTGGCGGAGGTTCAAGAGGATCTCGCCCGCCTGGTTTCCGCGGCATCGCCCTTTCGCCGGACGGCGGAACCCCGCGAGCTGAAACCCTTCCTGGCCGAATGCGAAAAAATCATCCGGGATGAGGAAGAAAAAAGAAGGAAAATCGAAAATGCCAAGGAAAAATTACGGGATTCCGACGAGAAGCTGAAGGCGTGTCAGGAGAAACTCGACGAAGCCGAAGCCCGGCTGAAACAGCTGGCCGGGGAATGGGCAGATATGCGGGAAAAATTTCCCCATCTCCCGGAAGCGACGGAGATCGCCGCCAAGTATATCGGAAAGCTGCGGGATTTGTTCGGAAGCCTTTTGGAATTGGAAAAAATTGAAGCCTCCCTGGCGAAAAAACGGGCGTACTGCCAAACCTTCGAGGAGAAGGCCGCGGCGTTGGCGGAAAAACTCGGGGAACCGTTCGCGTCGCCGGAAACCTTTATCCGCCAGGCTTATCAACGGTTGTCGGAAGCGAAAGAGGGCTTTGTCCGGCGGCAAAGCATGGAGACGGAACGGAAGCGTTTGGAATTGGCATTGCATCAGGCAAAAGAAGAAGAAAAAGCCCGCCGCTCCCAAATCGACGGGTTCAAAAAAGAATACGGATGCGGCTCGGAAGAAGCGTTAATCGAGCTCGTGGAGAAATCGAGAGCCTACAAATCGCTGGATCAAAGCCGCTCCGAACAGGAGCAGCTGATCCGGGAAGCGGGCGACCATCTTCCCCTCGAACAGCTGGAACGGGAAGTGAAGGAAACGGAAAACCCCGAAGGATTGGCGGACGAAATCGGGAAACTGGGGGATGAATGCGGCCGTCTGGAAAAGATTTTGCAGGAGGAAAGAGAGCGATATTGGGATTTGGCCAAGGCCTTCGATCAATTGGACGGAAGCCAGGCGGACGCGGTCAAAAACGCCCAGGAAGCGGAAGCCCATTGGGCCGAAGTCGACCGGTATTGGAACGAGTACTTGCGGGTGGAACTGGCGAAAAGGCTTCTCGAACGGGAAATCGAGCGGTTCCGGGAACAAAACGAATCCCCGGTCATCGAGCGGGCAAGCCGGTTTTTCAGCCGGCTGACCCTGGGCCGTTACGAGGGCCTGTCCGTGGAATACGAAGGAACCGAGCCCTATATCGAAGCCGTTGACGGAGACGGCACCCGGCGCCGGGTCGCCGAGTTGAGCGACGGCACCCGCGACCAACTTTATTTGTCGCTGCGCCTGGCGTTCATCGACCGCCATCTTGAGGAAAACGGCCCGCTCCCACTGATCTTTGACGACATTTTCGTCAATTTCGACGACGACCGGACGAAGGCCGCCCTGGAAGTTCTCCACGGCTTGTCCGAAAAGACGCAGTTGATTTATTTCACCCACCACCGTTCCGTCCTGGAAATCGCGGGGCAGATGGAGGACACCCGCCGCTTGCGCGCCTATGATTTGCAGGCGTATAAGGAAGCGGCGCTGAAGTAG
- a CDS encoding metallophosphoesterase family protein, which translates to MFSFIHCADLHLDSPLRGLSKKEDAPVDEIRLATRRALENLVDLALKEGVDFVLIAGDVYDGDWQDYSTGLFFNSCMARLRERGIPVYLIRGNHDAASNITRRLVLPDNVTEFPVDRPATVTIEDLRVAIHGQGYKEREVWMNLAAGYPDPVPGYFNIGLLHTSLEGAEGHERYAPVRAEELVQKGYDYWALGHIHKRQVVRENPHIVFPGNIQGRHVRETGEKGCTLVKVDGSAVSVEHRPLDVLRWQVCSVDLTDAETIGDFAGRVEEALSALAAENPGYPLAVRVELFGRTPLHRTIQQDRDRFFHEIVNAGQMMNADIWIEKVKFHTEPPEERGRAASGKDALSAFRRNIDGEPDEGLIREFLRDVKAVQAKLGAYIRREDATRVETEEDLEPLLQDAREYIFALLTKGGRP; encoded by the coding sequence ATGTTTTCCTTCATCCATTGCGCCGATCTGCATTTGGACAGCCCGTTGCGCGGATTGTCAAAAAAAGAGGATGCGCCGGTTGATGAAATCCGCCTGGCGACCCGGAGGGCCCTGGAAAATCTCGTCGATTTGGCCCTGAAAGAAGGGGTGGACTTCGTCCTGATCGCCGGGGACGTTTACGACGGGGATTGGCAGGACTATTCCACCGGTCTCTTTTTCAACTCCTGCATGGCCCGCCTCAGGGAAAGGGGGATCCCCGTCTATCTGATCCGAGGCAACCACGATGCGGCGAGCAACATCACCCGCCGGCTCGTCCTCCCGGACAACGTCACCGAATTTCCCGTCGACCGCCCGGCCACTGTGACAATCGAGGACTTGCGGGTGGCCATCCACGGGCAGGGATACAAAGAACGGGAGGTGTGGATGAACCTCGCCGCCGGCTATCCCGATCCCGTCCCCGGCTATTTCAACATCGGCCTCTTGCATACGTCCCTGGAAGGCGCGGAAGGACACGAACGGTACGCCCCGGTCCGGGCGGAAGAGCTGGTGCAGAAGGGTTACGACTACTGGGCCCTCGGCCATATCCATAAAAGGCAGGTGGTCCGAGAGAATCCCCATATCGTTTTTCCGGGAAACATCCAGGGCCGGCACGTGCGGGAAACGGGGGAGAAGGGCTGCACCCTCGTGAAGGTGGACGGATCCGCGGTGTCGGTCGAGCACCGGCCCCTGGACGTGCTGCGCTGGCAGGTTTGTTCCGTGGATTTGACCGATGCCGAAACGATCGGCGATTTTGCCGGGCGGGTGGAAGAAGCCTTGTCCGCCCTCGCCGCGGAAAACCCGGGCTATCCTCTGGCCGTCAGGGTGGAACTTTTCGGAAGAACCCCCCTGCACCGGACGATCCAGCAGGACCGGGACCGCTTTTTCCATGAAATCGTCAATGCCGGGCAAATGATGAATGCGGACATTTGGATCGAAAAAGTAAAATTTCACACGGAGCCGCCGGAAGAAAGGGGGCGGGCGGCCAGCGGAAAGGACGCCCTGTCTGCATTCCGGCGAAACATCGATGGGGAGCCGGATGAAGGGCTGATCCGCGAATTTTTGCGGGACGTGAAAGCCGTTCAGGCGAAACTTGGCGCCTATATCCGGAGGGAAGATGCCACGCGGGTGGAAACGGAGGAAGATCTCGAGCCGCTCTTGCAAGACGCCCGCGAGTACATTTTCGCCTTGTTGACGAAGGGGGGAAGGCCATGA
- a CDS encoding HesB/YadR/YfhF family protein, translating to MNITVSPAALAWFKEEMGLKEGDKIKFYVQIYGSSPVQKNYALGFAKDNEPIDAAVSVKADGIEFYVEESDAWFFDGHDLHVDYNPEKDELVYTYTKP from the coding sequence ATGAATATTACCGTCAGTCCGGCGGCACTCGCCTGGTTTAAAGAGGAAATGGGGCTGAAAGAAGGAGACAAGATCAAATTTTATGTGCAAATCTACGGGTCGAGCCCGGTGCAAAAAAATTACGCCCTCGGCTTTGCGAAGGATAATGAACCGATTGATGCCGCCGTTTCCGTGAAGGCGGACGGCATTGAATTTTACGTGGAAGAAAGCGACGCCTGGTTTTTCGACGGCCATGATTTGCATGTCGATTACAATCCGGAAAAGGATGAATTGGTATATACCTACACCAAACCGTAA
- a CDS encoding zinc-dependent alcohol dehydrogenase family protein produces the protein MKAAVYYGPEDIRVEETGLRDLGKNELLIKVKACGICGTDIHIYRGEKGSTAVTPPVILGHEFSGEVVEVGEGVEHFSPGDRVAVDPNIYCGECSYCQSGKKQLCRRLNALGVSRNGGFAEYCIVPAANAVKMPETVPYEAAALTEPLSCCLHGIDRAGISPGQKVAVIGGGAIGLIMTQLALLSGASSVMVSEPVKKRRELALQLGADRAADPVHETVEADQFDVVIECAGNRKAMETALKAAKRGGTVLFFSVPSPDEVLPVRPFDIYEKELTIKGSFINPSTFLRAADLIAHRRIKLEPIITHAYPVEDIKTALAMQSSPDAVKVLIRFD, from the coding sequence ATGAAAGCAGCGGTTTATTACGGACCGGAAGATATCCGGGTGGAAGAAACCGGCCTCAGGGACTTGGGAAAAAATGAACTGTTAATCAAAGTAAAAGCGTGCGGCATATGCGGAACGGACATCCATATCTATCGCGGCGAAAAAGGTTCCACGGCGGTGACGCCGCCGGTGATCCTCGGCCATGAATTTTCCGGGGAAGTGGTCGAAGTCGGGGAAGGGGTGGAACATTTTTCCCCGGGCGACCGGGTGGCCGTCGATCCGAATATTTACTGCGGCGAATGTTCCTACTGCCAATCCGGCAAGAAGCAGCTTTGCCGGCGATTGAACGCATTGGGGGTCAGCCGGAACGGGGGATTCGCCGAATATTGCATCGTCCCCGCCGCGAATGCGGTGAAAATGCCGGAAACCGTTCCCTATGAAGCGGCCGCCTTGACCGAGCCCTTGTCCTGTTGCCTGCACGGGATCGACCGGGCGGGCATTTCCCCGGGTCAAAAGGTGGCCGTGATCGGCGGCGGGGCCATCGGATTGATCATGACCCAGCTGGCGCTTTTGAGCGGGGCCAGCTCCGTCATGGTGAGCGAACCCGTAAAGAAAAGGAGGGAATTGGCGCTGCAGCTGGGCGCCGACCGGGCGGCGGATCCCGTCCATGAAACGGTCGAAGCGGATCAGTTTGATGTGGTTATCGAATGCGCGGGAAACAGAAAGGCGATGGAAACGGCTTTAAAGGCCGCAAAACGCGGAGGAACGGTCCTCTTTTTCAGCGTTCCTTCCCCCGATGAAGTATTGCCGGTCAGGCCGTTCGACATTTACGAAAAAGAGCTCACCATTAAAGGTTCGTTTATCAACCCGTCGACCTTTTTAAGAGCCGCGGATTTAATCGCCCATCGCCGAATAAAGCTGGAACCGATCATCACCCACGCATATCCGGTGGAAGACATCAAAACCGCCCTTGCTATGCAATCGAGCCCCGATGCGGTGAAAGTGCTGATCCGATTCGATTAA
- a CDS encoding endonuclease III domain-containing protein encodes MKHHYPLIYRKLYGHYGPQNWWPADTPFEMMIGAILVQNTSWRNVEKAINRLKPFLEPRKLDDLPEEKIAELIRPSGYYNIKARRIRSFLSWFKTYAYDLDRIKEREKAALREELLNVKGIGPETADAILVYAFEKPVFIVDAYARRIFHRIGYDMPQSYDRFQRQVEAQFPPDAKIFNEFHALLVEHGKTRCRTVPLCGGCPLADICQKRK; translated from the coding sequence GTGAAACACCATTACCCGCTGATCTACCGGAAACTTTACGGCCACTACGGTCCGCAAAACTGGTGGCCGGCGGATACCCCCTTCGAGATGATGATCGGGGCCATCCTCGTGCAAAACACCAGCTGGCGCAACGTGGAAAAGGCGATCAATCGGTTGAAACCTTTCCTGGAACCGCGGAAGCTGGATGATTTGCCGGAGGAAAAAATCGCCGAACTCATCCGCCCGAGCGGGTATTACAACATAAAAGCCCGCCGGATCCGGTCCTTTTTATCCTGGTTTAAAACCTATGCGTACGATTTGGACCGGATAAAGGAACGGGAGAAAGCGGCCCTGCGCGAAGAGTTGTTGAACGTCAAGGGGATCGGGCCGGAAACGGCGGATGCGATCCTCGTCTACGCCTTCGAAAAACCGGTATTCATCGTGGACGCCTATGCCCGGCGGATTTTTCACCGGATCGGCTATGACATGCCGCAATCCTACGACCGATTCCAGAGGCAAGTGGAGGCGCAATTTCCCCCGGACGCCAAAATCTTCAACGAATTTCACGCCCTTTTGGTGGAACACGGAAAAACTCGCTGCCGTACCGTTCCCCTCTGCGGCGGCTGCCCCCTGGCGGATATCTGTCAAAAAAGGAAGTAA
- a CDS encoding ABC transporter ATP-binding protein, whose product MNAAVSVENISKTYGKKKVLDRISLSIAEGCIFGFIGPSGAGKTTLVKTIAGMEKPDGGSVSVLNEKMPSLRILQHIGYMAQSDALYLNLTGKENLDFFAALYRLKKAEKLERIGYTAKLVNLTDDLDKKVSAYSGGMKRRLSLAIALIQDPKILILDEPTVGIDPELRLQIWEELFRLKRTEKTIIVTTHVMDEAEKCDLIAMIRNGKIIASGSPDELKARFRARNLDEVFLHAGGEKE is encoded by the coding sequence ATGAATGCCGCGGTTTCCGTGGAAAACATCAGCAAAACCTACGGCAAAAAGAAGGTTTTGGACCGGATCAGCCTGTCCATCGCAGAAGGGTGCATTTTCGGGTTCATCGGCCCTTCCGGGGCGGGAAAAACCACTTTGGTCAAAACGATCGCCGGGATGGAAAAACCCGACGGCGGCTCCGTTTCCGTCTTAAACGAAAAGATGCCCAGTCTCCGAATCCTGCAGCATATCGGCTACATGGCCCAATCCGATGCCCTGTATTTGAATTTGACCGGGAAGGAAAACCTGGATTTTTTCGCCGCCCTTTACCGGCTGAAAAAAGCGGAAAAATTGGAACGGATCGGCTACACGGCAAAGCTTGTCAACCTTACGGATGACCTGGACAAAAAGGTTTCCGCCTACTCCGGCGGAATGAAACGGAGACTGTCCCTGGCCATCGCGCTCATCCAGGATCCGAAAATCCTTATCCTGGATGAACCGACCGTCGGCATTGACCCGGAATTGCGCCTGCAAATCTGGGAAGAATTGTTCCGGTTAAAGAGAACGGAGAAAACGATCATCGTGACGACCCACGTGATGGATGAGGCGGAAAAATGCGATTTGATCGCCATGATCCGGAACGGAAAGATCATCGCGAGCGGGTCGCCGGATGAATTAAAGGCACGATTCCGCGCAAGAAACCTCGATGAAGTATTTTTGCACGCGGGAGGGGAAAAGGAATGA
- a CDS encoding ABC transporter permease, giving the protein MRVAALIKRIVLEMLRDKRTLALMFIAPLLILTLMHFLFNGEKAGLKLGVAGVDEALTDRLDKAGIVVKEYASADRAEETVVDDDLDGMLIAQEGEYRLVLQNSDPLSAGSLKMKVNQTIAAFLQSQQMKGQAFGNIPKLQIDTDYVYGSSKSEFFDVLSPILVGFFVFFFVFIISGIGLLKERMSGTLYKLMSTPVRRWEIVTAYLCGYGIFALIQTVIVILYALNVLDIVLAGSFWHVLLINLILALVALSLGTLLSSFAESEFQMLQFIPVVIVPQVFFSGIIPFDGMAKWVQTLAKFMPLYYGGDALKEVMYKGNGLGAIGSDLIVLILFAAFFIALNLFSLKKYRAL; this is encoded by the coding sequence ATGAGAGTCGCGGCGTTGATCAAGCGGATCGTTCTGGAAATGCTCCGGGACAAACGGACGTTGGCCCTGATGTTTATCGCACCCTTATTGATTTTGACCCTGATGCATTTTTTGTTCAACGGGGAAAAGGCCGGCCTGAAGCTGGGGGTGGCCGGTGTCGATGAAGCGCTGACCGATCGTTTGGACAAGGCGGGAATCGTCGTCAAGGAGTATGCCTCGGCCGACCGGGCGGAGGAAACCGTCGTCGATGACGACCTCGACGGGATGCTCATCGCGCAAGAAGGCGAATACCGGCTCGTCCTGCAAAACAGCGACCCGTTGTCTGCCGGATCGCTGAAAATGAAGGTGAACCAGACGATCGCCGCATTTCTCCAATCCCAGCAGATGAAAGGGCAAGCCTTCGGAAACATCCCGAAACTGCAGATCGACACGGATTATGTGTACGGCAGTAGCAAAAGCGAATTTTTTGATGTGCTCAGCCCGATTTTGGTCGGATTTTTCGTCTTCTTCTTCGTCTTTATCATCTCCGGTATCGGCCTGCTGAAGGAGCGGATGTCCGGCACTTTGTACAAACTGATGTCGACGCCGGTCCGCCGATGGGAAATCGTCACGGCTTATCTCTGCGGCTACGGGATCTTCGCCCTGATCCAAACGGTGATCGTCATCCTGTATGCCTTGAACGTTCTCGATATCGTGCTCGCCGGCTCCTTCTGGCATGTCTTGCTCATCAACCTAATTTTGGCCCTTGTCGCCCTATCCTTGGGGACGCTGCTTTCGTCCTTTGCCGAATCGGAATTCCAAATGCTCCAATTCATTCCGGTCGTCATCGTTCCCCAGGTATTTTTCTCGGGGATTATCCCCTTCGACGGTATGGCCAAATGGGTGCAAACCTTGGCGAAATTCATGCCGCTCTATTACGGCGGTGACGCTTTAAAAGAAGTGATGTATAAAGGGAACGGATTGGGCGCGATCGGCAGCGACCTTATCGTCCTCATCCTGTTCGCCGCCTTCTTTATCGCCTTGAACCTGTTCTCCTTGAAAAAATACCGCGCGCTATAA
- a CDS encoding TetR/AcrR family transcriptional regulator — MSKDNLLEALIARLQSDKKPTDKKQKIAEAAVQLFAEKGYANTSTSEIAKRAGVAEGTIFRHYGTKENLLLSILLPFLKESLPGMAESVFREISSKGMDSFDDFFRALLKNRYQFFKENREIFQVFIKELLYNEDFRNEIVPHFTENIFQRIRQTIVHFQQKGEIVDLPSLPLARTLFTFVFSFFVSRFVLMPENAFLDDETELENFVQIVLHGIKKGN; from the coding sequence ATGTCCAAGGACAATCTGTTGGAGGCCCTGATCGCCCGATTACAGAGCGATAAAAAACCGACGGACAAAAAGCAAAAAATCGCCGAAGCCGCCGTCCAATTATTCGCCGAAAAAGGCTACGCCAACACGTCGACCAGCGAAATCGCCAAGCGGGCCGGCGTGGCGGAAGGCACCATCTTTCGCCATTACGGCACAAAGGAAAATCTATTGCTTTCCATCCTGTTGCCCTTTCTGAAAGAATCCTTGCCGGGCATGGCGGAAAGCGTTTTTCGGGAAATTTCCAGCAAAGGGATGGATTCCTTCGATGATTTTTTCCGGGCCTTGTTGAAAAACCGTTACCAATTCTTTAAGGAAAACCGGGAAATTTTTCAGGTTTTTATAAAGGAATTATTGTACAACGAAGATTTCCGCAATGAAATCGTTCCTCATTTTACTGAAAACATCTTTCAGCGCATCCGGCAAACGATCGTTCATTTTCAGCAAAAGGGTGAGATCGTGGATCTGCCGAGTCTGCCCCTTGCAAGGACGCTATTTACCTTCGTTTTCAGTTTCTTCGTCTCCCGTTTCGTCCTAATGCCGGAAAACGCCTTTTTGGATGATGAGACGGAACTGGAAAATTTTGTGCAAATCGTTTTGCACGGCATTAAGAAAGGGAACTGA